The DNA segment ATAATAATGTGGATTGTTTATTTGAAGAGGTTATTCAAAATAAAAAGTATTAAAACTTATTCATTTTGAACTTTTGAATCGTCATAAGGATCTAAATGTATTGTAATATGCCACTCTTTTTTGTCATTTAATTTTTCTATTTCATCTTCAATTAAATCACTAATTTTATGTGCTTTTACTAAAGATATTGATGTATCCGAAAAAACTAAATGAGCTTCTACAAAAATCTTATTTGCAGCTTCTCTAGTTTTTAGATGATGAAAACTATGAACATCTTTATGACTCATAAATATTGAAATAATATTTATTACCATTTCTTCATCCAACGCTCTATCAAGTAATACCATGATTCCACTATGAATTAAATTATAAGCTGAATAGATGATATATAAGGCTATTAAACTACCAATTATTACATCGAAAAGTTCATATCCTGTTAAAGACACTAATAAAAGTGACAATAAAACTGCAATACTACTGAAAACATCTGTTTTGTAATGAAGAGCATCAGCTTTTATTACCATGCTATGAGTTTTTTTAGCTATGTAGTTTAAGTATAAAACAAGTCCAATTGTAATTACTAAAGAAGATATCATTACATAAATTGAAATTTCTAGGTAGCTTGATACTTCTCCATTTTTATATTTTGAAAATGCTTGATATAATAAAAAAAGCCCTGACATTGAAATAATTGTTCCTTCAATTACAGATGCTAAAGCTTCAATCTTTCCTTTACCATAGTTAAAAGTTTTATCAGCTGGTTTCTCTGATTTTGAAATAGCAAAATAGTTGAAAATTGATACAAACATATCTAAAATTGAATCAATGGCAGAGGCTAAAACAGCAACAGAGCCACTAAATAGCCCTACTGCTAATTTTATAATAGTAAGAATTGCTGCAACGGTAGAAGATACAACGGTTGCTTTTTTTTGAGGAGACATATTAATTATTTTCTACAAAATCTTTAATTCTGTTTATTCCATCTTTAATATTTTCCATGCTTGTGGCAAAAGATAGTCTAACATATCCTTCCATTCCGAAAGCAAGGCCAGGAACAAGTGCTACTCCTTTACTTTCTAGTAAATCAGCACAGAATTTCATAGAGTCATTTGAAAACTTTTTAATGTTGATGAACAAATAAAAAGCACCATCTGGATCAAAACATGATAATTTTTCAATATCGTTTATCGCTTTTAC comes from the Aliarcobacter cibarius genome and includes:
- a CDS encoding cation diffusion facilitator family transporter — protein: MSPQKKATVVSSTVAAILTIIKLAVGLFSGSVAVLASAIDSILDMFVSIFNYFAISKSEKPADKTFNYGKGKIEALASVIEGTIISMSGLFLLYQAFSKYKNGEVSSYLEISIYVMISSLVITIGLVLYLNYIAKKTHSMVIKADALHYKTDVFSSIAVLLSLLLVSLTGYELFDVIIGSLIALYIIYSAYNLIHSGIMVLLDRALDEEMVINIISIFMSHKDVHSFHHLKTREAANKIFVEAHLVFSDTSISLVKAHKISDLIEDEIEKLNDKKEWHITIHLDPYDDSKVQNE